GATCACACAAATTATGATAGTGTAAATGGGCAAGCGCGAATGAGATTTGAACATAAGTCTAATATAGAAAATAATGGTAGTATAATTAAAATAGGAAAGGGTTGGTGACAGTTGGGAGCCACGAGTCATGAAATTGAATATTATCAAGATGTGATCCTATTGTAGATTGTACAAAAAGTAAAATGGGACTGAGGTGTGGTTCGCCTTCTAGATCTTAAGATTCTTTCtagtttcttttaaatattagaaAAAAGGTAAAGGAACATGGTGAGTAACAAGCATGACTAGTGACTAATTTAATTAACTAATGAATAAGAGATGATCATGTAGAAACATGAAAGGTTCAGTTACTAGACACCTTAAGCTTATTTTTATATAATGTCCAAAAGCAAATATACTACGATTTATTGTGAAGTTTAGCTTTATGCCACTACCTAAGATCATATGATATCTTGACTCAAATTATATGTAGACATAGACATGTAGAGTAATAAAGATGGTACATGTTATGTTCATCATGAAAGTTGGTTAtagaattgctaagcaaaattTTCTTCCTCATCCACTACTGTATCTTTCTTCAGTGCCTGtgaatgaattctctctcctttatGGACCACCAAGATCCTATTTTTGAATATCACAAAGAAGTGTTTTATGCCTCTAAATGCATGAATTCAACTATCTTTTGTGGTAGAAGATTGGTTTAGAagataaagaataaaaaatttaatggtGGTAAGGTAATATGAAAAGTTGACTCTAGGTTTTAACTTATACACAAACtaaatcactttttttttttttttactcttgaAAGTTGAATCATGGAGGCTGTGAACTCTAAGGAGACTTCTAACTTAATGTTTTGGAAGCTTTAtagaaatcaaagaaatcaatgcATCCTAAAAGATGGGCATTTTAAACAATCAAATATGTAAAACATAAACTTGATCATATGATCCATTGTTCAGATTTTGAAATCCAAGTTTGAATTTGGTAAATCTTTTCAATACATGGAGTCCTTATGTATGTGGAGATATGAATGAATACATTCTATATTATCTACTTCTTTCCTTTGGTTCTTGCTCGAGCTAGATGATGAAAACTTATCCTGTCCGGTTCCTTCAGGGGATGGATCTATAAGAATTCACCTATCCCAATATCAAAGAAACTTGACTTGAATGATTCTGTATTAAAAGCTAAATTGGCTAAAGGAATGGGGCATAATTTATTATGGAGAACCCACATGGTCCAACGATTTTTTATACATTTTCCAGCAGTAATTCCTCTCGCATGTAGTATAGGTTTGGTGGTTCTTGAACCATCGATGATTGGTGAACCAACAGATCCATTTGCAACTCCTTTGGAAATATTATCCGAATAGTACTTCGTTCCCATATTTCAAGTACCTTGCACAATGTCTAATAAGTTCTTAGATGTTCTTTTAATGGTTTTAGTACCGATTGTTAACGGTACCTTTTTTGGAGAATTCAATAAATTCCAAAATCTATTTTGTCATCCAGTAGTTACAATATCCCTTTTGATTGGCACTGTAGTAAGTCTTTTGTTAGGTATTTGGAGCAACATGACCTATTCATAAATCGCTAACTTTAGGTCTTTGTCATATTGATTCAACTGTTAAATAGCATGATGTAGGTATCTAGGGAAGATCCACTTTGAGGTGATTATTCCTAGAGACATTAATTTTATTATGATCCATTCGAGGAAAATATAGATCATGCCAAAGGTTAAaaactaattttattattttttcctttCTAATTTTTCTATTATAAAAAGAAGATGAAATAAGTACAATGGATTTAAAATGAAAACTTATTCTTGGATAAATCAATTGCGAAATCCTACTGTCCTAAACGATGCCAATCCAAGGATCAAATTTAGATCACCAAAGGacattttaatctgaattatatgATCCCTATTATGGACCATGCGATATTTTTAGCATAACAACATAAAAAGAACTACTGAGCAATAAGCAATTAAAAatgctgaaaaaataaaaaaataaaataaaatagaactaTAAATGCACAAATGAAACCAAGAAACTGTTTGACGGATGGTTGCAGACTCATCAAGTGTTAATTTGGAATTATTTGTTTACTTATATGTCTGTTTGTTACTAAATACATTCTCACCTATTAATGTCTATTATGCAACTCCAGGGTTATATACTAATATCAAATAAGGAATTGATATCGATTGGTGTGTTGGAAGGAAAGTTATtgcaatattttttatatctttgtAATTGGAGGGACTGGACGGCAGGGTTGAGTAGAAATGGAAATCATATAATTTCAAGGGAAAACATTCTTTGTTGTCCAGATTCCCTTTCAATGAGGTTGACCCTTGGATCAACAGTAAGGTGGGTCCATTGTGATCTGGAGGTCATAAGTTCCAAGTACGGAAACAATCTCTCAGCATGCAGGTTAAGGCTGCACGCATCCGACCCTTTCCAGACCTGCAATGACAGGAATGGGAAACCTTGTGCACTGGGCCTCCCTCTTCTGGATTCCCTCTCAATGTCTCCATCTTAATACATGGCATTCTTTCCAAAGTCTGCCAGCATATTTTTCTGAGCAAACATGCTAAGTTGCATAATATTTGGTGAGCCCATTGGAACCAGTTTATCTTTGTAAGTAAGATATCTATGGATCTAGTTGATGTCATTAAcatgcaaaataaaatttttggaggaggaaagatcaACGCGAGGCAGTTAGTATGGTAGAGAGGAGCCAATGGCCCAATCCTATGCCACCATATAATTGGAAAGAAAgataagagaggaagagaggctgCAGAATATCCCTTAACAGGATTTGTGAGTTACATTAGCACTAGAGTATTGTGGGAAGAGATTTTGACAGAATCttctaaaaaatattccaaatcaACACTTCTATCCCCAAAATAGTAGAGATAGTATGTATTATATTCAGCTGCGTGATcactcaatattatatttatgatcaaataaaTTAACTTTGAGAGTGTGGTTTAGGTGGATGTATTTGAGATAGACCCACATGCACCCAAAAAGGAAAAgctagcaattttttttttttaaaaaaaagtgctGTGACTGTACATATCCTCGAATCCTTTTTATGCAGTTGTTCTTGGTTGCTAGTTTGGGTTAGAAAAAAGGTATGATGAAATTGCTCATTGTGCTTATGATGGTTATCTTTGGACAGCAAACTTTGATTCTCACCAACCTTACTCTGGATGATACCGGGTTGTTGAGACATCAATTGCTACTTCAAGTATCAGTTCTGTTGTGCCATTTTTGATCATCATTTCTTTTTGCATATCTTATAACTGACAAATTGTCAATTAATATTTGCATATCCTCGAGTCGTTTTTATGCAGTTGTTCTTGGTTGCTAGTTTGGGTTAGAAAAAAGGTATGATGAAATTGCTCATTGTGCTTGTGACGGTTATCTTTGGATGACAAACTTTGATTCTCACCAACCTTACTCTGGATGATATCGAGTTGTTGAGACATCAATTGCTACTTCAAGTATCAGTTCTGTTGTGCCTTTTTGGATCATCGTTTCTTTTTGCATATCTTATAACTGACAAATTGTCAATTAATATTTGCATATCCTCGAATCCTTTTTATGCAGTTGTTCTTGGTTGCTAGTTTGGGTTAGAAAAAAGGTATGATGAAATTGCTCATTGTGCTTATGACGGTTATCTTTGGACAACAAACTTTGATTCTCACCAACTTTACTCTGGATGATATCGAGTTGTTGAGACATCAATTGCTACTTCAAGTATCAGTTCTTTTGTGCCTTTTTGGATCATCGTTTCTTTTTGCATATCTTATAACTGACAAATTGTCAATTAATATTTGCCCAGTGACTGGTATTTTGCTGTGTTAGAATTATTCTATTCTCATACTTAACTACAATTGACCCTGCACTAACCAAGTAATTGATTCAACCCATGATAAAAAATTGTTATAGATATCATATCTATCTAGtgctgctgttttttttttttaaattataattttaagtaACTTTATGCCATTTTAAAGTTCCTTTTTCTCCCTGTGCTAGCAGTTCATTGGGGGAAACAAACTCTGTGATGCTTTGCTATTATAACTGTGATCATCGAAATATTTAAGCTGCATTTCATGTGACAATCTGACTCTATTGTTCAGCTgctaaatttctttttttcttctttttttttttttcttccaagtGATACTGGAGCATTATTATAAAATTAGCAAAAGATGTTGCAGATACAAGAAATTGATTATGTGACGATAGATTACTGTCTAGACTAAGTGGTTTCACTCTCTTAACAAAAGCTCCCTTAATTTGATGCATGCTTGTGAATGGATTACCTTGTTCAGGTTAGCTTGAAAGGTTCAAATGAGCAAGAAAGCAGTAACACTTCTTCTGCAACACTCTCCAAGAAGGGTCAGCACCAAATTCATGAACAGCCCAAGGCTCACCAGCTGCTTGATTCTTTAACAAAACAGGGGGAAGAAGATCTTGCCTCAGATGATGAGAACCAGCAGGGTTCTAGACGGGGACGGTCCAAATTGGAGCGTTGGACCAGTCATAAAGAGAGAGATTATGGTGCTATTGAGAATGTGCAGGCAGAGTCTTCTGTGAATGTCAAGGAAGTTGAAGGCACAAATGCTGATATGATACAGATGGACGAAATAGCAAAATCTGAAGGAAATACTCATGCTGGCAAGTTGGATCCCAAGAGTGCTGATGTGGGACGAACTGCGGATAAGATAGCAGAGGATCGTCACCTGGACACAGTGGCTAAGCTGAAAAGGCGGAGTGAGCGCTTCAAACTTCCCATGCCAGTAGAGAAGGAGATGACAGTAAGCAAAAAGGTGGAGAGTGAAGTGCAGTTAATCCAGAATGAAGCTGTTGCTGATACAGAGGCTAAGCCAGAGCGACCAGCTCGGAAACGAAGGTGGACCGGTAGTTGACTAATTCAAACACAAGTTTTTCCGAAAACAGATATGTGTGACCTATTGGCATTGGTAATATGCCCCCTTTCAAGGTCATTTGCCAATAATCCTCCATGAAGCAGGTGGGAAAGTTGGGGCCATGCTGCAGCTTCGCAATATTCTATAACTCTAGATCCCCATTCTCCCAATCCTCCAGATGCTGTCTTGGATTATGTGTTAACTTATACATGTATTCTGGATATGTAACTTCGAACATGTTGGATGGTGGTTGGAACCTTGTATTTTCTCTGTTTTTGTTGGGCACCCTCCATCTTGTAATGCATGGAGGACCCTCCGGGTGCCATGTAACTTCACAGGATTCCATGATTAAACAGGTTCTGGCTCATCGACAACACATCAAGTTTGATGGAAGTCAGCCCTAAAGATACATGGAGGACCCAGCTTACCTTTAATGTCAGTGGTGAGCTGAAGCATTCCTGCATTCCTATTGAGGAAGAATGAAAGCTAGGAGGTGGAGGTGAGTGAGTGGGGCTGCATCAGTTCCATCATCTGGTAGGCTGTTAATTTGCCAATCGCTGTGCATGTCTGTTTCTGTGGCTGCTGATTCAGTTTTCCCTTCCCTGTTCCCCTTGCAAGAATGATGTGAATCATGCGAAGCTCTGGCAAGGGGAAAGAAAAGCCCCTCGAGAGCAGGTGGTTACTGACTGTGGCTGATAACAAATGCCCGATGTTCCAGGGATGATGCATGACCGAGGTGCCTCCCTTGCCTGCCATCATGGTTTCCTTTTGTCCAGGACCGGGAGCGACAGCTTATCATGAAAGTCCTGGATGGATGAAGGTTTTTATGATGGTAGAGGGACCTCCTGGTTGATGCTAGGTCACTTTTTTGGTTAAACCATGTGCAATTTTGGAGCCTGAAAGCTTAGTGAATTATATATTATGAGTTATAGGGGGTCATGTGCTTGTACTAAATAGTCAAAAGCTCCAGTGACTGAGGTCGCATTGTACCCCacgtgcgcgcgcgcgcacacaaaaaaagaaaagaaaagaaaaaaatagaaagaaatcttGGGCAAAGATATGATATGTGATACAACAATCGTATTTCCAATTGATGCTCTATTCTTGTTTATGCGAATGTCAAGTGATCTTCCATGATTGGTATGTAGCAGGTCTTCAAGCTAAACTGTATCGGGATCGTCAGGTGCTTTCGTGGTGGCATGGTGTGTGCTAGCAAGATTTTTTAAAACCTGGATCCATGTGAAAACCTGTATCGGATCGGATCGGTTCGGATTTTTGAGGATCCATTCCCATGGTTCCTGGTTTATGGCTTTATTTTGTTGACTATTCCTAAACGCTCATGTGCTATGCTGTGAGTCTATGGCAACAGGTCCGTAGCTCATTGTTCTCGTTCtcgaaattttgaaaaataaggaTTTGATAAAGGCAATAAGTGACGATAAGATACTCTCTCAACAAATTTATTGCAATTGAATTATTGTCTTAGCGACAGGTGATATGCGGTGCAAGGCACAAAATTAGCAAATGATTACATCCAAGTCGTGACCTCACCATCATTTTTGCATGTGGGGTGTTCATGGAGAAGTGTTTGATGGACTAAACATTGCATTCTTTACTTGATGTTCACAAAACAATAAAACCAACCTCCAACCAATCTAAGCAGTCGGCTTAAGCCTCTATCTAACCTCCAATTTTCGTAGGTGTCGTATACATGGCTTTGAGGGAGAAGTACTTTGATGGATTAAGCACCGATTGAGTTATGTCCATCTTTGGCTCACCATGACATGTATGATTTTAATTTCGAGTATTTCTGTAAGCTTGATTTATTTAATTTCGAACCAAGCTTAATTTGACCTTTTCTAAAGCCAAGCCCAAGGCAAGGCAAGCTGCTCAATTTGTTTGTTAGCCCCTCGCAAAAATGTCAATATCACATTATTTCACCATTTTAGCTATGCGTAGGTGTTTGGTTTTTGAATTACTTTGACCCGGATATCTGACTAATTTTATAGAAAGGCGCACCTAAGGtagtttaatttataattcaaataattatcaaaactttgtattttttttttttaatttctgaaaGTATCTTTCGGACTatgtaaaattaattaaatctgaataatactaaaaattattcagATGTATTTTAGGTTTATTCGGGAGCCAAATCGACCCCTAAAGCCCAAAATGGTGCGACATCCATTACTTTTAGTCTAGTTAAACCAAATCAATACATACCATCTCCAAGTCACGTGACACGATCGACCGCCTTGGCCCCTTGGTCCTTGCTATAAATTCACATGCATGACGCGCACGGTTGacataacataaatattttttttcaaaaaaaaaaaaaaaggaggaggaagccCTAATTCTCCCTCAAATAACAAGTGCTCAGAGGGATTGATTTCTCCGTCGCCGGCGGAGATGGCTGTCTGCCGGATTTGCAGCGAGGGCCAGGTGGTGGTCGACCCGGACTCCGGCGCTCACATCTGTGACTCGTGCGGCTGCGTGCTCTCCTCCGATGACTTCCGCCACCAGACCTTCACCTCCGACGGCGTCCCCACCGGCTCCCTCATGCTCTCTGTTGGCGACTTCAACCACCGCGACCGCCGCCTGCACCGCGCCCGCACCCTCCTTGCCGACCTAGCCGCCCGCCTCGGCCTCTCCTCCGCCCGCGCCGCCGAGGCCGCCGCCCTCGCCTCTGATGTCACCGACGGCGCCCTTGGCGATGGCCAGTGGTTCACCGTCCTCGCCGCCGCTTGTGCTTACCTCGTCATGCGCCGCCATCGCCTGTCCCTCTCCCTCGCCGAGGCCGCCGAGGCCGCTGGCTGCGAAGTCCACGACCTCGGCCGGATGGCCGGGCGCGTCGCTCGCCACCTCCACCTTCCCCCGCTTCCGGAGTTCGACGCCGTCCACTCCCTCGAGCGTGCTGTCCTCACCTCCCCCAGCTTTGCCGGGATCGAGAGGGAAAAGGCCGAGCAGGTCATCGGCCAGGGGCGCTTTCTCCTCCAGTGCGCCACCAAGTGGTTCCTCACTACTGGGCGGCAGCCGCTCCCGATGGTCGCCGCCGTAGCAGCGTTCGTGGCGGAGGTGAACGGGGTGAAGGCCGGGATTGAGGACATTGCCAAGGAGATCTACGCCGGGGTCACCACCAGCAAGCTCCGGCTCAAGGAGCTTAAGGAGACCCTCGTCGAGGTCGCAGGGTCCCTGCTTCCCTGGGGCGCGGACGTCACCGTCAAGAACCTAGTGCAAAATGCGCCCCTTTTGATCCGGATCATGGAGTCGAAGTCAAGATCCAGATCGGTGGAGGGATCGGAGGAGGGCCTTGGATTCGATTTGGGTGATCTCTTAAATGCCTATTGTTCAAACTCGAGGGAAGATAGTGATTCCAAGTATTTCAACAATGTAGGTCATGAAGAGGGTGGTCTCGAGGCGATGAGCTGTGTTAAGTTGGAGAATCTAAAGGTCTCGGTGGAATGCCTTTCAGATGCTTACAAAAATGTCTTAGAGAGAATCAGCTATCTTAAGGAAAAAGGAGAGCTTGGAAAGGACcaggggaagaagaggaggatagcTGGATTTGATTCGGAGGCATTGATTGGTTGGTGGGAGGGAAGATGGGATTCCGACAAGAAGCTGACGCTCGAGCAGGTATTACAGCGTGATGTCGGTTACGAGGCTCTGCCTCCATCTTTTGTTACCAGTGTCAAAACCAGGAGATggagaaaagagaagataaaagCTGCTAAGTGTCGGATTAATGAGGTTATGAAACCTCCATCATCCTCCGCCGATTCGGGTGTGAAGGAAGAGGATTCTGTTTTGGAGCAGATGATAGGTAGgaagtggaggaggaggaggaggaatagAGTTGAAAAGGGTGGTCTTGATTGGGAGGATTGCATAATTGAACTTTTACTTCTCCATGGAGTTAAAGAGGATGAAATAGAGCAAGGACATTATAATACATTGCTTGCCTTGCATGTTTTCAATTCCTCAAGTGCTCAGAGACAAACAGGACCAGAGAATTCCAGGGTTGGTGACTGCTGGTGATGGTTTTTTGTGTTCAGAGGACCCTGTCAATATCATACTTACAGGTCGAACATTTCTCGAATAGATTCATAATGTTTTTTAGTGATTCAGTTGTTGACAAGAACCCATTCATTTTGATTGGTGGTTGCATCCAaactttgatacttttgcttcatACTGTT
This genomic window from Elaeis guineensis isolate ETL-2024a chromosome 13, EG11, whole genome shotgun sequence contains:
- the LOC105055922 gene encoding plant-specific TFIIB-related protein PTF2 encodes the protein MAVCRICSEGQVVVDPDSGAHICDSCGCVLSSDDFRHQTFTSDGVPTGSLMLSVGDFNHRDRRLHRARTLLADLAARLGLSSARAAEAAALASDVTDGALGDGQWFTVLAAACAYLVMRRHRLSLSLAEAAEAAGCEVHDLGRMAGRVARHLHLPPLPEFDAVHSLERAVLTSPSFAGIEREKAEQVIGQGRFLLQCATKWFLTTGRQPLPMVAAVAAFVAEVNGVKAGIEDIAKEIYAGVTTSKLRLKELKETLVEVAGSLLPWGADVTVKNLVQNAPLLIRIMESKSRSRSVEGSEEGLGFDLGDLLNAYCSNSREDSDSKYFNNVGHEEGGLEAMSCVKLENLKVSVECLSDAYKNVLERISYLKEKGELGKDQGKKRRIAGFDSEALIGWWEGRWDSDKKLTLEQVLQRDVGYEALPPSFVTSVKTRRWRKEKIKAAKCRINEVMKPPSSSADSGVKEEDSVLEQMIGRKWRRRRRNRVEKGGLDWEDCIIELLLLHGVKEDEIEQGHYNTLLALHVFNSSSAQRQTGPENSRVGDCW